A genomic segment from Pangasianodon hypophthalmus isolate fPanHyp1 chromosome 25, fPanHyp1.pri, whole genome shotgun sequence encodes:
- the zgc:113276 gene encoding uncharacterized protein zgc:113276, translating into MLDVLIVGAGPHALILATLLLNPQQHVNSSNAEILQGVQLSKTNSKTGRTKSKKRSVDTLSELHKDPQCPKCPPLNFKVVDSYGEWTSLWESQFTALNIPHLRSHMLVHTNPLNKKALQEFVLAEDRVAELHSLPERVYIQDKNAFFNDGRLGKQNRKLLSAARGLQKNLYFSLPGTQLSVDFFKEQVRSYNLDHVLIKGTVDRITPFLSEKQKKVEFFRVILDTGDTLEAKRVVLATGPTREQMANIPPWVRAITEIYPEERLQHTVELMHLLSQHKAKGNHFTGPPPVCHGNQRVMVIGGGLTSAHIISMALQQGASQVTWVLRKHVQLKQFDVGDVESLIGRYSHIEHGIKLDGLAYLRQFYGERSLHRRLAMIKQARKGGAVTPEAYAQLQPFIQSGQLLVKAYCQVTEAVWCYETQRWKVSLCDGEKWTGDRIWLATGCKLDVNQDPLLSDIKKQFPIQVLEGWPCISETLQWAPGCPVYLMGQYAALQVGPHAVNLAGGQAAALRIARDIIDEHGSEEQNTDTNKVEKARTEEYISHMHGLMWL; encoded by the exons ATGTTGGATGTGTTGATAGTTGGAGCAGGTCCTCACGCTCTCATTCTGGCTACCCTGCTCTTGAACCCCCAGCAGCATGTCAACTCCTCCAATGCGGAAATCCTCCAGGGGGTACAGCTCAGCAAAACAAATTCCAAGACTGGACGGACCAAGAGCAAGAAGAGATCTGTTG ATACACTGTCAGAACTACACAAAGACCCACAATGTCCAAAATGTCCTCCTTTGAACTTCAAGGTAGTGGATTCTTATGGAGAATGGACTTCGCTGTGGGAGAGCCAGTTCACTGCCCTCAATATCCCTCACCTTCGCTCACACATGCTGGTGCACACTAACCCTCTCAATAAG AAAGCCTTGCAAGAGTTTGTGCTAGCGGAGGATCGTGTAGCTGAGCTTCACTCTCTCCCTGAGAGGGTCTACATTCAGGATAAGAATGCCTTCTTTAATGACGGACGCCTTGGCAAGCAAAACAGGAAGCTTCTCAGTGCTGCTCGAGGCCTGCAGAAAAACTTATATTTCAGCCTGCCAGGAACTCAGCTCAGTGTGGACTTCTTCAAGGAGCAG GTGCGCAGTTACAACCTGGACCATGTCCTCATCAAAGGCACTGTGGACAGAATTACTCCATTTCTCTccgaaaaacaaaagaaagttGAATTCTTTCGAGTGATTCTAGACACAGGGGACACTCTTGAGGCCAAAAGGGTGGTGCTAGCCACAGGACCCACCAGAGAACAGATGGCAAATATCCCTCCATGGGTGAGAGCAATCACAGAGATTTACCCCGAAGAGAGGTTGCAGCACACGGTGGAACTGATGCACCTCCTCTCTCAACATAAAGCTAAAGGCAATCACTTCACAG GCCCACCTCCTGTATGCCATGGGAACCAGAGAGTAATGGTGATTGGTGGAGGCCTGACCAGCGCCCACATCATCTCCATGGCTCTCCAACAAGGTGCAAGTCAAGTGACCTGGGTCTTGCGCAAACACGTACAG CTCAAACAGTTTGATGTTGGGGATGTGGAGAGTCTGATCGGCCGCTACTCGCACATTGAGCACGGCATCAAGCTGGATGGTCTGGCCTACCTGCGGCAGTTCTATGGAGAGAGGAGTCTACACAGGAGGCTAGCCATGATCAAACAGGCGCGTAAAGGAGGAGCCGTGACTCCAGAGGCTTATGCACAGCTGCAGCCTTTCATTCAATCAGGGCAGCTCCTTGTCAAGGCATACTGCCAG gtGACTGAGGCAGTGTGGTGCTATGAAACTCAGAGGTGGAAGGTCTCCCTATGTGATGGTGAAAAATGGACTGGTGACAGGATCTGGCTTGCAACTGGCTGCAAGCTGGATGTTAATCAAGACCCCTTACTCTCAGACATCAAGAAGCAATTCCCAATTCAG GTGCTTGAAGGATGGCCGTGTATATCAGAGACACTCCAGTGGGCTCCTGGATGTCCTGTTTACCTGATGGGACAGTATGCAGCACTTCAG GTTGGTCCCCATGCTGTGAACCTTGCAGGAGGCCAGGCAGCAGCTTTACGCATTGCCAGGGATATCATAGATGAACACGGCAGTGAAGAACAGAACACAGATACCAACAAAGTGGAAAAGGCACGAACTGAGGAGTACATTTCCCATATGCATGGCCTCATGTGGCTATGA